Genomic DNA from Corticium candelabrum chromosome 5, ooCorCand1.1, whole genome shotgun sequence:
TGGCAGCTCATGCACAGAATGAGCCCACGAGgacacaaaaatcaagtttGATATTTCTTGTAATGATGTCAAGCCAAAACCACCATATCTGATAGGCAAGGTTGCTTGCTTCCACTTTTCATCAGTAAGGGcagaaatttgtaacaaatttgaaaacgtAGAGCGAGATAGATGATCATGAAGAACTGCAGCAGCTCGCATGCTTTTGGGTTTAACACTTCGAGATAAGTAAAACATTCTTGGTAAGTGACAGAGTCTTAGCAATAACATAGCTTCTTGAGTTCCTAAAGTGAGTAGTTGATGGCATAAATTTTCTCCATGTTTTGCAATAGTAACACATGCCTGTGACATGAAATCTTCCTTTCCAACAGGAATTCCCAGAATAGATATTCCTTCTGTTGTGATAGGAATAGATGTATGTGACTCGATCTCGACAGATGAAGGGTTGTAAATTTCGCACTTGGTGTCCTGAATGTCCAAACCAATATTATGGAACATAGGCTTCAGGTCTTCAAAGACTGCCAAGACATTATCAGAAGGGCCTACTAGAAACACATCATCTAGATATGCCAAGACCACTACACAAGGATGATCATTCTGCAATTTGGTCAACAATTCCTGAATTGCAGTAGCAAACAAAACTGGACCCAAAGGATCCCCTTGATGTATGCCTTCTTCAGAAGACAGTATGACAGGGCTGTCTCCTTGCAAGTAGATAAGGGGACCAAAGCCTGCGTACATTTGGTTGACATGGGGAAGCATCTCAGGAAAGTGTTTTGAGACCTGAGTAAGTAGATGAGACCTTTTAACAGAATTAAAGGCATTCTTGGCATCAGTCTTCATGACCACCCAATCTTTATGAGAATCTAGCAGCAACTGAACATGATGAACCAAAAGATCAGCTCCACCATCTGTGGCAATGCCATGCTGTAAAGGagcaaagaatttactaaAAGAGTCCTTGTATTGAGAACAGATAGTCTTTGCAGTTATTCGTCGAAACACTTCACCTATTGCAATGGGCCTCACATCTCCTGAAGACTTAGGCAGAGCAATAAGACGAGCTGCACACAATAGCTTTGTTATTGGTTCAGGAActgaactgtctgtctgtctgtgtatgtgtgcgtgcgtgcgtgcgtgcatgtgtgtgtggttttaTAAAAGGAGTGATTGGCTACGTGTGCATCACTAGAGaatacttgtgtgtgtttgtttaataATATTACGCTTAAATATTGTACCATATAATTGTAATATGGCAATGAAGTGGTGCATGGGAAggtgggttaattaattagttcatAGCTATAGACATGCAATAGCAACAGTGTATCTTTAGGTAGCTATTCTATATATATACCCACTGTCATACCCAAAACTTTCCCAAGCTAGTTATCTTACCAGTCCCAGTCCCAAAATATGTAACTACCATACAGTTACAGGAAATTCTCAACAGCCATCAATTAAAGTCCAGGTGAAATCTACTATGTAGTCTACATGCATACAATATGCACACAGTATGTTCATAATCTCAGATTCTGCTACAGCTTGTAGCACTCCAGTGTCATTGATGCCAGTATTAACCATCAACTATATCCTGGGTATATAGATGTCACATGCCGACTTTTGTTGGTTTAATGTTTTGCTCTATAAATTTGGCCAGCTAATTCTAACTGCCTAAGAACTGTCTTTTTCAAATTCCAATTTGTTATGTAATTGTTGTGTTCTCAATTACAACACGTGTTTACAAGACTGAGGAAGAGACTGTTTTATTACTCATAAGAGTGAGGTGAATTTCACACCTCGTGGAGTAACCAGGTTACAGTATcagtgcttgtgtgtgtgtgtgtgtgtgtgtgtgtgtgtgtgtgtgtgtgtgtgtgtgtgtgtgtgtgtgtgtgtattgtttgctATTAACTTAGTATATTATCAAATTGGTCTCACTGCAGTTGTGGTGTAAAGTAACAACTTTGTCTTAGCACGATGCTACAAACAGTGTACAAGAGCTACAAACTATCACCAGTCTCTGATTATTGCAGTATTGAAAAACCTTACAAACGTTGCCAAGTAACTAAATCTTTAGATTCTTTCTAGCACAATCTGTTCTGCAGGTATGGAAGTGACGTCGTTAATCACTGTCACTATTGGTTTCATTGTCACTGATCCTACAGACTTCATATTCTTTGTCCTCATCTGGCAGCTCAGGAAACTGTAAAGTTTGCCCGTTATTAGTGCATATGCTGTCATAATGAAAACCAGTCTGTGCTATTTCAATATGACCATTGGTGTACCAGgtccggatccagagggggttcagggggttaaaccccctcttttccaataggcgtggttcaatagttttatataattttatataatttcattagaaaagagaaaattagtaatgctataaataactgctaacggtgaaccccctctttcaaaattcCTGGATTCAGCTCTGTGTACAACAGAGACAGCTGTGGCAGTTGTGATGTGTCTGGTACTTGAGGACTGTAGGATGGCTTGAAACGTAGCCACCTGATTTGTCTAGTTGTGGGATGGGGAGAgtacacatacacaggcaTTTGGTAGCTGTCACTCGCTGCCTGAATTTCAACCTGTGTTCCTCACACTCCTAGTTGATGAATGTATTTTTATTGTTGTCGAAAAGTTGTTGTTTCAGAAGGAATATAGAATTGTTGGTATCTGTCACGGTTAAGCACTATGACATCTGCAAGAAATTCCCTAAGCTGGTGGTGAAGGGTATCTCTTCCAAAGAGTTGTTTTGACATAGCTCTGAAGAGGCAGTTACCATCTCCTTTTACTGCAGATCATTGTCTGCTCTCAGAAGCTAGAAATCTGTCAATGTGAATCGTCCACTTTCCTAGCTTCTTTTTAATTGGACTTTGAATGGCCCTCTCTGGTATACGTACTACTGTTCCAGGACATAGCagtacactcaaactcccctTATCCGGACGCCCCATATCCGGGCACGTCCGTCTACCGGGCACCCCCGTATTGCACAATTGCATCACGTGTATTGCGCGTGGTCCACGTGCACGAGGTCGAGGCAAAGGTCGTGTAATCAAAAGTCCAGTACTAGTCCAGTTTCTTGTCGACAGATAGCCATACTTAGGTGCTAGTTTCTTATTTACAGCTTGTAAGACTTACCTGAAGATGTCTGAGACTAGACCAACGCAGACGCCTGCCCTGCAGAAGCGAAATGTGGGGGTGTTCCCAGATGTGGCCGTTTCTGAGTTATGGGCAGTGTCCGGTCTCAAGTTGCCCGGATAaggggagtttgagtgtatGTTCTTGTTCAGAACACCCTAGCATAGGCACATGTATAACAATGACTTATTGGTATTCTTATAGTGTGTTAATTGCCTCAATGATTTTGTCATATGTTGTATTCTCTGTTGTGGACTCTAATACATTGCCTGTC
This window encodes:
- the LOC134179616 gene encoding uncharacterized protein LOC134179616, with the protein product MPVYVYSPHPTTRQIRWLRFKPSYSPQVPDTSQLPQLSLLYTELNPGILKEGVHPRLIALPKSSGDVRPIAIGEVFRRITAKTICSQYKDSFSKFFAPLQHGIATDGGADLLVHHVQLLLDSHKDWVVMKTDAKNAFNSVKRSHLLTQVSKHFPEMLPHVNQMYAGFGPLIYLQGDSPVILSSEEGIHQGDPLGPVLFATAIQELLTKLQNDHPCVVVLAYLDDVFLVGPSDNVLAVFEDLKPMFHNIGLDIQDTKCEIYNPSSVEIESHTSIPITTEGISILGIPVGKEDFMSQACVTIAKHGENLCHQLLTLGTQEAMLLLRLCHLPRMFYLSRSVKPKSMRAAAVLHDHLSRSTFSNLLQISALTDEKWKQATLPIRYGGFGLTSLQEISNLIFVSSWAHSVHELPKRFAALEPQIDVLLSSKSSENSVGHILHECLDADQSMNDLLSNTKHLQHHLIDKVTKAQVNILLDKESGKDSARLRSLQGKGAGSWLNATPSTQNLAILPGNFRLAAFMRLGMAMPLPLLADEYECECGKTIDREGYHLLTCKFGGGPVWSHNCIVSVWADCLSQLHVPYYIEPKDRYTTSSGRPDIYVAESFCMPAAELDIALSHPFSKDILSRAAYVDGAAASRREKIKHTKYDSQLLPGGYTPTAIPLVFEHYGRWGDEAQQFLKTLSLMSYDEDGHQNASNFTTYWRQRVSVQLQQCNARVITRKTSRLLEHTRKVKRMNNTHNY